Within the Gloeobacter kilaueensis JS1 genome, the region CTACCGCCTGCGCAGTCCCTTCTTTAATATCGACGGCAACCCGAACCTGAGGCCCGAGCAGGGCGACAGCTACGACATCGGCATCGACCAGAAAATCGGCGAAGCGGCTCTGCTTAGGCTCACCTACTTCAGCAACACCGTCTCCGACACGATCAGCTTCGTCTTCAGCGACCCGTTTTTTACCTCCGGCACCTACACCAACGTCGGTCTGGTGCGCACCACGGGCGTCGAGGCGACCGCCGACATCGAGATCGCTCCTTTCTGGTACTTTTCTGCCAACTACACCACAAGCGATCCGCGCATCCTGCAAGATAGCGATCCAACCGTGCTGGGCAAACAACTGAGCTTTCGCGGAGCGGACAGCTTTAATGCCAGCCTCGCCTACGAGTCTCCCGGCGGCTGGTACGCCGGTGTCTTCGTCCACAGCATCGGCAGCTTCTTTGTCAACAACGCCAACACCGAATCTCTGGGCGGCTACACCACCGCCGATCTCAAGCTGCGACTGCCCCTGAACAATGCCTTCGTCCTCAACGCCCAGCTCAACAACCTCTTCAACCAGCAGTACCAGGTCTATCCCGGCTATCCCGGCCTCGGCCTCAACTTTCGGCTGGGCCTCACCCTTACCCTCTAATTCCTGGAGCGCGCCATGCATTCGACTCACGAAAAAATCGTCCTTACAAGCCGCTGGTGGCCGGGCCTGCTCGTCTTCATCGGTGCTGCGAGCGGCCTCTGGGCCATCTGTGCTGTGCCGCTGGTGAGCTTTGCCGTCGTCTCGGGCCTCACCTTGAAACAACGTCAGGCCAGTCTGGCCCTGGGTACCGTCTGGCTTATCCACCAGATCATGGGTTTTACCCTGCACCACTACCCGCGCACCCCGGACGCCTTTGCCTGGGGCTTGATGCTGGGCCTGGCCTCCTGGGCCGCTCTGCTCGTCTGCCAGAAGATCGCAGGCTCCCTCCAGCCAGCCACCGCCGCCATCGGTTCCCTGCTCTCCGGCTTTGTCGTCTACGAGCTACTGCTCTGGTGTGCCAGCTTCGTCCTCGGGGGCGGTGAAACCTTCAGTAACTCGATCGTCGCAGCTCTGCTACTCGTCAACGCCGCCTGGACAGCGGGATTGATGGCTCTCCATCGCCTGGTGAAAGGCTGACCACTGTGGAACTGCTACCAGCGTTGCAACACTCGATCCCAACTGCAGAGAGTAGTTGGGATGGAGACGACAGCGGTGGTGATGGTGGAGAGTGGATGGTGAGAAATAAGCTATACTTTAGCGCCTGCGTCATCTTTTCCGGTTTTTATTTTGCAAACAGCCTGTGCCAGAGCTAACTATCGCTCAGATCTCCGATACCCATCTGCTGAGTAGCCCCCAGGAATACCTGCGGGGATACCCGGTTCACGCTTCCCTGCAGGCAGTCCTGGGACGCCTGGCAGAAGAAAAACCGGATCTGCTGCTGGTGACAGGCGATGTCGCCGAGGCTGGGGAGATGGCGGCTTATGGGCAACTGGCAGAATTGGTCGCACCCCTGGGCCTGCCTACCGCCTGGCTATCCGGTAATCACGACGATCCAGCCGCAATGCGGGCCGTACTGGATCGGCCACCCTTTATCGGCCTGCAGCAGATCGACTGCGATCCCTGGCGCATTCTGCTCATCGACTCGGTGCAGCCAGATTCTCGCTACGGCGAGGGATATCTCTCTTCGGCGAGCCTGGAGCAATTGGACGCAGCCCTGCACGCCTGCCGCGATCGTCACGTCCTGCTCGCCCTGCACCACCATCCCCTTCCGACCGGGGTGGACTGGCTCGATACGATTGGACTTACCAATGCGGCAGACCTCTTCTTTGTCCTTGATCGCCACCCT harbors:
- a CDS encoding phosphodiesterase, whose translation is MPELTIAQISDTHLLSSPQEYLRGYPVHASLQAVLGRLAEEKPDLLLVTGDVAEAGEMAAYGQLAELVAPLGLPTAWLSGNHDDPAAMRAVLDRPPFIGLQQIDCDPWRILLIDSVQPDSRYGEGYLSSASLEQLDAALHACRDRHVLLALHHHPLPTGVDWLDTIGLTNAADLFFVLDRHPCLRLVLYGHVHLEQHHRRNGVDYYACPSTALQVVPPGAPITASQPGFRLLTLFDDGTHWTQVPRLIG